CGACGCGGCGGCACGACGACATCAACATGCAATCGCCCTGACCTCACCCCCCGACCGCTGCGCGCCGTCGAGGTCATTCGTCGCGCGTGTGTTCAGGCGCCTGTCACGGCGGCAGGTCGGCGTCCTCCAGCGACGCCAGTCCCTCGCGCAGGGCGTAGAGCGCCGCCTGCGTTCGGCTCGCGAGCTGCAGCTTGCGGAGGATCGCGCTGACATGGCTGCGTACCGTCGCCTCGCCGACGACCAGCCCATCGGCGATCTCCTGATTGCTCATGCCACGGGCCAGCAGGCGCAGCACCTCCAGCTCACGTGATGAGAGCGGCTCGGTGGTCGGCGTCTGGGCAGAGGGCGCGGGGCGATGCAGCTCCTGGAGCAAGAGACGGGCGATCGTCGGGTGGAGCGCGGTCTCCCCACGATGAGCCTGCTGGATCGCCCGGAGCACGTCGTCCGGCGCGGAGTGCTTGAGGAGGTAGCCCGTCGCGCCCGCCTTGAGGGCCGGAAAGACATCCTCCTCGGCGGCATGGCTGGTCAGCACCACGATCTTCGCCTCGGGCAGGAGCGCGCTGATCCGCTGGGCGGCCTCCACGCCGCCCATCACGGGCATTTCGAGGTCGAGCAGCACCACGTCGGGCCGGAGCCGCTCGACCATCCGCACGGCCTCCTCGCCGTTCGCCGCCTCGCCGGCCACCTCGATGCCCGCCTCCTGCTCGA
The Chloroflexota bacterium genome window above contains:
- a CDS encoding response regulator transcription factor, with translation MTAETSRPIRVLLVDDHAVVRKGLRALFEQEAGIEVAGEAANGEEAVRMVERLRPDVVLLDLEMPVMGGVEAAQRISALLPEAKIVVLTSHAAEEDVFPALKAGATGYLLKHSAPDDVLRAIQQAHRGETALHPTIARLLLQELHRPAPSAQTPTTEPLSSRELEVLRLLARGMSNQEIADGLVVGEATVRSHVSAILRKLQLASRTQAALYALREGLASLEDADLPP